DNA from Methanomassiliicoccus luminyensis B10:
GCACCTGCCACCATTCCGGGCTGATGAATATGAGCACGCCGGCCACTATCGACAGGACGAAAGCGAGCCAGGACACCGTGTTGGGATGGAACCTCGACAGGGCCTTGGCCACCGGCTCGATGATGAACTCCACGCTCTGGCGCTTGGAATCTAGAACCAATCCAACACCTCCCCGCTCCAGTCCACATTCCCCACCCCGTACTTCTCCTTTTCTCCTGCCAGCACCCGCTCGACGGCGTCAGCGACCTCCTCTGGGGTCAGTTCGGTGGTGTCGATCTCGGCGACATCGGAGGATGATTCCACCGATTCCACCAATATGACGTCCAAGGCCTCCGCCTCCACGTTCTCCCGCACCTTCTCGGGGCCCCATCCGCGGGACTCCAGGCGCCTGGCCAGGACCGAGGGGCGGCAGCGCAGGACCACGATGAGGTCCGTGGTCACCAGGTGGGACAGGTGCCCGATCAGGAGGACCGGGTCGCCTGCCAGGCACTTCCGCAGCGCCGCGTCCAGCACCTCGGGGTCGACATTATAGCTCCCCCGCTCCTCGTCATAGGAGTCGTAGAGCCCCTTCTCCTTGACGAAATCACCGAGCTCGATGATGCGGTGGCCGCGCGATGCCAATATTTTCCCGGCGCTGCTTTTTCCCGTTCCCGGCGTGCCGGTGATGGAGGCTATCACGATTGATGCAGGGCGATGACGCAGAAAATAGTTATGCCCTGATGGCCGGGGTGGGGACCCCGGCGTAGGTATAGTTCCCGCGTGGACCTTCTCCTTCCATTGGGGATTAACAGATTCTCTTTGCCGTATTAAAGGGGTTGTTGAGCATGCTACAGTTAGTTTTTAATATGGGGAATAAGGGGTGAAACATCTGGATACGATTTTTCTCGGGGCCCCTGCCCCTCCGCGGCGGCGCTCCTTTTTTCCGCCGCTGTCGGAGCGTAGGAACGGGCGTCCCGGACCATCTGGAGCAGGACATGTCCTTGAGGATCACCTGCCTGGGCACCGGGAGAGCAGGGAGTCGATGAAGGCCAGGCGGGAGAAGGCGTCCTGCCGGTACCTCTCCGCCCGCCGGAGCATGGTGGGCGGGCATTCCGGGACCATCTCGAACCCGTACTCTATGTCCATGAGAGTGAGCCCTTCCGCCGGGGCGAGGCCAAAGGACAGGTCCTTGCCGTCCAGGGCGGCTTTGACGTCCTCGGGGGGCGCTTTCCCCCGCGCCACCGCGTCCATGGCCGCCACCATCCTGCGCACCTGGTTCCTCAGGAACTCGCGGGAGCGCAGGTCGATCACGATGAGGTCGCCCACCTCAAAGACCTCGATGCTCTCCATGATCTTTACGGTGGAGCGGCCGTCCGGCTTGCAGAAGCGCTTGAGGTCGTGCTTCCCCTCGAACAGCTCGGCGCACCGCCTCATGGCCTCGAGGTCCTGCTCTCCATACGGCAGCAGGTAGCGGTACCACCGCCCCTTGGCCCGACGGGGGGTGAAGTTCTCCGGCACCTCGGCCACGGCGTAGAAATAGGCGTCCTCGACGGCGGAGTTCAGCGCGCGCAGCAGCGCCTTCTTCGAGAACGAGGTGTCGAAGGCGGTCACATTGCCCAGGGCGCTCACCCCCCGGTCGGTGCGGCTGGCGAACTTGAAGCGGGACCCCTGCACCGACCCGATGGCCCCTATCTTCACCAGGGCGCCGATAGTTTCCGATTCGACCGTGCGCTCCCCGGGCTGGCGCTGGGAACCCATGAACGCCCTGCCGTCGTAGGCGAGCTTTACCGCTGCGCGCCAGACCACGTCAGGATTAAGTAGAAATCATCTATTAAGGCTTCCGCGAGGAACGATGCCAGCAGTAAGAGTCGTCTTGGTCGAGCCCATGCATGACGGCAATGTCGGAGCGGTCGCCAGGGCCATGGCCAACTTCGGGTTCAAGGAGCTGCGCATGGTCGATCCCTGCGAGCTCACCGAGGAGGCGTACAAGAGAGCCAAGCATGCCGGGTACGTGCTGGAGAACGCCCTGGTGGTGCAGGGCTTCGAGGAGGCCGTCAGGGGCTGCGATCTGGTGGTCGGGACATCTGGAA
Protein-coding regions in this window:
- a CDS encoding adenylate kinase family protein; the encoded protein is MIASITGTPGTGKSSAGKILASRGHRIIELGDFVKEKGLYDSYDEERGSYNVDPEVLDAALRKCLAGDPVLLIGHLSHLVTTDLIVVLRCRPSVLARRLESRGWGPEKVRENVEAEALDVILVESVESSSDVAEIDTTELTPEEVADAVERVLAGEKEKYGVGNVDWSGEVLDWF
- the truA gene encoding tRNA pseudouridine(38-40) synthase TruA; this translates as MVWRAAVKLAYDGRAFMGSQRQPGERTVESETIGALVKIGAIGSVQGSRFKFASRTDRGVSALGNVTAFDTSFSKKALLRALNSAVEDAYFYAVAEVPENFTPRRAKGRWYRYLLPYGEQDLEAMRRCAELFEGKHDLKRFCKPDGRSTVKIMESIEVFEVGDLIVIDLRSREFLRNQVRRMVAAMDAVARGKAPPEDVKAALDGKDLSFGLAPAEGLTLMDIEYGFEMVPECPPTMLRRAERYRQDAFSRLAFIDSLLSRCPGR